The DNA segment CTGTTTGCCACAGTTACCCACGCTCAAACAGCTTCAACATCATATGTGATCACTAACGGTAGTTGTCTGCGTGTCCGTGAAGATGCCAACCTCAATTCCCGAATTTTGGACTGTCTTCCTAATCGTACTCAAATACAGACTACGGAAATTATCAATGGTTTCGCTCGGCTATCTCGAAATAGATTCGTTTCGGCAAGATGGATTGGCAGTACACCAAATAACCGTCCTGTCAACCCTATTGGTGGTACAGGTGGGCAAGTTAATCTGACTTTGGGATCTAGGGGTGCGGCTGTGACAGAAGTTCAAAGAGCTTTGGGTGTGCAACAAACGGGATATTATGGACCTACAACTACTCGCGTAGTCCGAGAATTTCAGGCTCGGAATAACTTACGTGTAGATGGTATTGTCGGCCCCCAAACTCGCAGTGCAATTTTTAGACCTGGCAACCAAACTGCTACTGGTACAGGTGGGCAAGTTAATCTGAGTTTGGGATCTAGCGGTGCGGCTGTAACAGAAGTTCAAAGAGCTTTAGGTGTGCAACAAACTGGATATTATGGCCCGACCACGACTCGCGTAGTCCGAGAATTTCAGGCTCGGAATAACTTACGTGTAGATGGCATCGTCGGACCCCAAACTCGCAGTGCAATTTTTAGAACTTAAGCTCTAAATAATTTTGCACAATTTCTAAAATGCGTTCGGCTGCATGACCATCTCCATAGGGATTTATGGCGTTTGCCATTGCTTGATAGACTTTGGGTTGACTGAGTAATTCACCAGCAGCTTGAACAATGTTTTGGGTTGTAGTTCCGACAAGTTTAGCTGTACCCGCAGTGACAGCCTCTGGCCTTTCTGTTGTATCTCTGAGAACCAATACTGGTTTTCCCAGGCTAGGGGCTTCTTCTTGCAAACCACCTGAATCAGTTAATAAGAAATGCGATCGCTCAATGGCTCCCACAAGTTCGGCATAATCTAAAGGTTCAATTAAAAAGATGCGCGGATGGTTTCCTAAAAGTTTCTGTAATGGTTCTCGCACTGTGGGGTTACGGTGCAATGGTAATAGCAAGGCTGTATCAGAAAACTTATCTAATATCTGTAAAAATGCTTGAGCGATCGCTTGCAGTGGTTCTCCCCAATTTTCCCGTCGATGGACTGTTGCTAACAAGGTACGATATGAGTTCCAATCTAAACCTGGTACATTACAGGCGGGTTTACTTGCAGCTACATTTAAAAGTGCATCAATGACGGTGTTACCTGTGATGTGAATTTCTCCCAAAACCCCAGAACGTTGTAAGTTCTCCGCCGCCCAAGGCGTTGGCGCAAAATGTAACTGCGTCAGTTGAGAAATCAACCGCCGATTTGCTTCTTCTGGATAGGGATTAAATAAGTCATCAGTTCTTAACCCAGCTTCTACATGACCAACAGGAATTTTTTGATAAAAAGCTGCCAAAGCTGCGGCAAAAGCGGTGGTAGTATCTCCCTGAACTATGACGAAATCCGGCTGACTTTTTTGAAATAATGCTTCTAATCCCTGTAAGCTGCGGCAAGTAATATCATTTAAAGTTTGCTGAGGCTGCATAATTTCTAGATCATCATCAGCCTTCAGGTGGAACAACTGCATCACTTGCTCAACCATCTCCCGATGCTGTCCAGTTAAAATTAGCTGTAACTCAAATATTGGCGACTGTTGAAATACTTGAATGACTGGAGCAAGTTTAATGGCTTCCGGTCGTGTACCCAAAATAATGCAAATTTTCTGTTTAATGGTCATTTTTTTTAAATATATAAATATACAAAACTAGTAAACTCTGAACCTGAGCGCTAAAGCACTCACTACAAACTATAGCAATCCTATTTAAATTGGGAAAATTGCCAGCTATAAAATCCCGGTATCTTGAAGACAGCGGGATTCTACATTGCTCACAAAAATGGAAATATGAAAAAACCCGGCTTAACCGGGCAGATGCTCTGTTTGTCGAATGAAAAATGACGAACTATACCTCGATGTCACAAGTTAAAGGACAAGCAGCATATACAGAAGTCTGCATTTGTTCAGCTTCTCCATTTAACCAGTTCAACCACTTGACTTGGTTCGGATGTATACCCTTAAAAGTCAATACGCCAGCAGCGATCATGACTGCCAAGACGTTAAACATGATTAAACCGCCTGATACGAGCAGAACTGCACTAACAGGCATTACAGATTGCAACACAATTGACAACAAGCATCCGACCGTAGCCATTACAAAGACTAATGGAAAACCGACAACCAGCAAGCATACTGCCAATGTGAAAGTCCAAATCAAAAAACTTTTGATCATCATCAAGGAGTAGGTCTTTCCTAGATTAGAGCTTTGAGCCGAAACCATGACTTTTCCTCCTAAAAATATACAGCAAGGTTTTTATCTCAGTCATATATCGTTTTTAACGAGTTAACTGAATCGTTGAATTGATTGATTGAAGTTTCAGTATATAAAAAGGTTTTCATAAAATGAGCATTTATTTACTAAACTTTACACTTGATTTTTTGTACCTGTGAATGTAACGTCAACTTCACATTTAATTAGTGACCTAGTTTGTGGCATCTATCTTTAGGAATAGAGCATAATCTGCCTTTGTTCTACAAGTGCATTTACCACTCTAGAATTCAGCTTTGCTTAACACTTCTTATAAAAACTGCCCTCTATTCTCATAATTCTCATAAAAGTTGGAAAAATTTGTCCCTGTTAATTTTGGGATCTATTTGTGTATGTGCTTGACCGAAGAGGCAGAGGAGCAGGGAGCGACAAGGCGGGGCGACTTGAAACTCTCTTGCCAAAAGGGTTATGAGCAACTAAATTTATTTATGCTCCAAGGAAAAGATTTATGAATCGTAGACGCGGTTCTCTACGAGATGCTTTGCACAAGAAATAATGCGTCCTTGTTTGAGAGCAACTACATTTATGGGGTCTTCTCCCCTGCTCCCTTTCCTGTTTGTTGACACCAAAAATTCTTAGTGAGCAGACTTAGTATTTAAACTTACTTTTAATTATAGCTATATATACTGTAGGGCTTGAAGGGATGTAGTGTGTTAAACAAGTCTATATGCGAAGAAATTCAAAATATTATTTTGAGGCAAAAGATATCCAAGTATGAAAAATCGAATCTAACCGATTGTGTCCTTGAAATTCTTAGTCAGCTTTTCAGGGCATTCAAAGCAACCACCCACAAGAGATTTTCTCCGGATTTCAGTTGATAAGTTCTACATTTTAAAGTTATATGACAGAATCACAGATTCCCACAAATTCAAATCCTGTTGCGCCTCGGAACATACCGCCAGTACCGCCACCTCCGCCATCTTTATTGACACAACGCCAGTCTACACAAACGTTGGATATGTCAATTCATAAGAATTCCAGCCATCGTCCGGGTAGTCCCCCACCGATGACTACTTCTCTAATTGTCAAAAGTAGCAGTCCAGCGATTAGTTTAGCGCAGATGATTAGAGAAGCTTATGATTTAGAATATTCTGATCTTCATGTGGGAGTAGGTGAAATCCCCCGTTTCCGTAACCGAGGAGAAATTCAAATCACGGATCATCCAGAAACAGATTCAGAGACATTTATGAGTTGGTTGAGGGAGGTGTTGACTGAGGCAGAAATTAAGCATTTTCAAGAACATCTAGAATTTGATGGTGCAACTCAGTACGACTTTGCTCGTGTGAGAATTAACGTTTTTGGCTCCCTCAAAGGCTATGCAATGGTGATGCGGTTAATTCCCCTGAGAATCTTGTCTATGGAACAGTTGAGATTACCGCCTGTGCTTCGGGATATTTGCCATTACCACAAAGGGTTAATTTTAGTGACTGGCCCAACTGGTTCTGGTAAATCAACGACAATGGCGGCAATGATTGACTATATCAATAGAGAGATGGCTAAACATATCATCACCATTGAAGACCCGATTGAATTTGTCCACCAAAGCCGCAAATCCTTAGTCAAGCAACGGGAAGTAGGAATGCACACCCGGCGATTTGACAATGCTTTAAAAGCAGCTTTACGGGAAGATCCAGATTTAATTCTGGTGGGGGAAATGCGCGATAAAGAAACCGTGAATACTGCCCTGAAAGCGGCTCAGACTGGTCACTTGGTCATGGGTACTCTGCACACCAATAGTGCGGTGAAAACCATTGAGCGGATTCTCAATCTTTACTCAGGGGAAGAACAAGATGCAATGCGGGTGGGAATTTCTGAGTCTTTAGTGGCAGTGATTGCTCAAGGTTTATGCCGCACAACTGATGGTAAGCGGGCGGCATTCCACGATATCATGATCAACACTGAGGCCATCAAAGAATGGATCAAAGATGGTAAATATGATGAAATTACCGAGTTGATGAAGCAAGCCAGTTTTGACGGCATGATTACGATGAATCAGTCTTTGCTCAATCTCTACCACGAAGGTCGGATTACAGAAGAAACGGCTTTGGAAATGTCGCCAACTCCTAACGAAATGGCACAGTTTCTTCGAGGACGAGTTTAGAATAGAGGGTAAAAAAATTTGTTTTTTACTTTTGTTTTCCCTCAACCGTGTAACTGATTTGATTACAGATAAACTATCTAAACCCCAGTTGTTTAAAGGTATTGCCCTTTTTACACCAGGAGGAGATTTAATTTACTGCATCGACCCTAACAAGCAGGGTCGATGGCATTTGCATTTGTGTGCTGCTTTGCAGGAAATTTTAGATTTACCAGAACCGCCACATTTTTTAGTCCCTTGTTATACTGCAACTATTGACCACTGGTTAGATCCACATACGCATCAAGTGCGAACTTTTGCGGAAGCGTATCCGGCGGTAATTCGACATCAGGCTGTACTTAACGCCATTTTTGGCACGGAGTTAGTTTGGCAACCGGCACCTTGGCAAGAGGGTTTGTGCGATCGCATGGTATTAAGTACTTATCGCTCGACTTTTCCCCAACTTTGGGAAGACCATGATTTGATTGTGGATTTGGACTGTTCGCAATCGAAACCCCAGTATTATCCCCCGGTTATACCTACGCAAAAGTTACAGCTACAAGCAGAGTGTTATGTTTTACGCCTATTTGTGGCAGGACATAGTGCAAACACTGAGCGCATTTTGCAGAATCTGCATGGACTTTTAGAGCGATCGCTGGGGTATCCTTACACTATGAAGGTGATTGATGTGTTAACGAATCCTGAACAGGCAGAAATTGATCAAGTTTCAGCAACTCCGACTCTGGTTAAGGTTTGGCCGCAACCGATTCGGCGGATTGTTGGGGATATAGATAATGTCGATAAACTTTTACAGATGTTAGGCGCTACGGAGAAAATTTAACTTTTGATCAGTAAAGACGTTCTAAATTAATTTACCTAAAGTTTTGTGGGAAGGGCAAAGATGCCCTCATTATACAACAATACAGTTCAGTTAAGCAATTTTTTCCTTCCCCTTCTTCTCTCTCTGTGTCCTCTGCGCCTCTGCGGTGCTTAAAAAACAAACTTAGCCTTAACTGAACTGTATTGATTAATAATTAGCCTGTGGAAAAAGTTACGTGGTTTCGCGGTTTGAAGACTTCCCGTGAAAAGTCAGAACTGAACCGTATTACCTTATACCTTGAATTGTTAACGGTGCGTTGCGCTGCGCGACAACACACCCTACGAAGAATTTACATTCCTTCATATACATAGAATTTTTCTCACCGATTTAAGCAGTGACTAATTTTTCGCCTGACAGCATCCGCACGGCGGCTTCGAGTAAGGCTTCTTCGAGATAGGGCTTGGTAAAGTAGCCACTAGCACCGAGTTGAACTGCCATTTGTCGGTGTTTGTCTGCACCTCGTGAGGTCAGCATGGCAATGGGTAGGTGGTTGAGGTTGGAATCTTTTTGGATGCGGGAGAGCAATTCCAGTCCGTCGCAACGGGGCATTTCGATGTCACAAAATACGATATCGCAAGGTAGACCAGAACGGAGTTTATCCCAAGCTTCCTGCCCATCACGCGCCTGTTCAACGCGATAACCAGCTTTGGTAAATGTCAGCGAGAGTAATTCTCTAACTGTAATTGAGTCATCGACAATCAGCACTGTGGGGTCAATTTTTTCTACCGTGCTTTCTGGCACGCCGGGGTCTTGTTGCTGCCAAAGTTTACTACCATTGTGTTTAGAAATCCGCCCTTGGAAGATGTCGATAATCTCTAGGACATCGGCGATGGGCATGATGCGACCATCACCTAAGACGGTAGCACCAGCAACACCAATGGGTTTGGGTGCGGGGCTTTCAAATTGCTTGATAACAATTTCTTGCTCACTCAGCACTAGGTCAATTTGTAAGGCAATTAAGGTATTTCCCGATCGCACTACCACCACTGAAACCATATCATCATCGCGGTTGCCACCATAAACATTACCGCGACTCAGCTGACGATTGAAGGTTAAGAGTTCTTTCAACGGTCGGAAAGGCAGTAATTTATCGCGCCAAGAAATATATGATTGTCCATCGGCGTGATGCTGAATACTTTTTAGGGGTATATCTAAGGTATCTTCTACCCCGTCCATCGGGAAGGCAATCCGGGCTTTATCGGAGACACAGCAGAGAGCCTTGCAAATACTTAAGGTCAATGGTAAACGAATAGTAAAGGTAGTTCCTTCACTGATAGTCGAATTTGTGTTGACTATGCCGCGAATTTCGCTAATTTCGGAACGCACTACATCCATGCCTACGCCACGGCCCGAAATCTCATCTGCTTTGTCTTTGATACTAAAACCTGGCTGGAATAGCAGGTCATAGACTTCCATCCGCGAAATTGATTTTGCTTGATCTGCTGTCATCATGCCCAGCTGAATCGCTTTTGCTTTGATTCGTTCTGGATCAATACCTGCACCGTCATCACCGACGGAAATCACCGTTTGGTTACCTTGGTAAAAGGCACGAATTGTAATGTATCCTACGGGTGGTTTACCAGCGGCTTTCCGGATATCTGGCGTTTCAATACCGTGAGCGATCGCATTGTTGAGCATATGAGTCAACGGATCGGTGAGATGATCTAAAATCATCTTGTCAATCAAGGTATCTCCGCCTTCAATCACCAAATTGACTTGTTTACCATACTTGATGGCATTGTCGCGGACTCCTCGCCGCAAGCGGTCAATTGTTTGGGAAAAAGGCACCATTCGCGCTCGTGTGAGTCCCTCTTGTAGCTGGGTTGTCACTTGGCGGAACTGTCGCGCTACTCTTTCGCTTTCTTCTGTTACAAAGTCAATGTCACTCGCTGACTCACGCACCCTGACAATAAATTCAATCATTTCCTGGGATAGCGTATGGAAAGGAGTAAAGCGATCCATCTCTAACTCACTAAAACCCATGTCTGTATGGGAATCATTGGTTTGAACGTTAGTTTCTGGAGTTGTTTTAGATTCTTTGCTTTTACGACTGGCTAGAAGGGAAGCTTCTAATAGCGATCGCTCATACAATTCTTGCATCCTAGCGCCCACATTCGACAGATGTTGCACCTGAACCAGCAAGTTATCTAAAGATTGCCGTAGCCGTTCATGATCCTGTTCTAAGGTGTTACGGTTGACTACCAACTCCCCAACTAAATTACTCATATCGTCCAGTTGCTTGACTGGGACTTTCATTGTTTCTTCAAATCTGGCAGTTAGACGATCTGAAGAACGGGAGATTTTGCTAATCAGCGGTTTGGCTTTGACCGGTGGTGAGTGAGATATAGTTTGATCTGCTTCTGCGAGCAGTTTCTCCAAATCGCTAAATTCATCATTTACATCCACTGATGCAATAGGATTGCTGGCAACTTGGTTAGTCGTTAGTTCAAATTGTGGTGCGTAGGATGGCTGTTGATGAGATACAGTTACCTCTTGCTCATCCGTTGGATTCAGCAAAGCTTCCAGAGAGGCAAAATCGTCTTCTGGCATTGAACTAGCTGAATAACTTACTGCTGCTGCTTCTTCTTCTTCTTCTAATAAAGCTTCTAATTCAGCAAAATCATCTTGGATATCAGTATCATGCTCTGAAATAGACTCTGCTGGAGAAGTTACTGATGTCACCTCCTCTGCCGGCAAAACAAAATTAGCATTTTCCCTTGCAGCTAATTGTTCGTTTAGTGACATTGGAGGGTCTGTGTTCAACAGATCATCTGATACATCTGCTGTTTCCCTTAATATTTCGGCAACGGATTCTAGATTCGACTCACTTTGACTGAAATTTAAGGTTTCTACTGAACTTTCTGCAATATCATTTATTAATAATTCTTCTGGATTTACTGCGGGCTGCTCAGTTTCGGCGGCTAATAAATCTTCAACTAAATCATCTCCTGGGGTCAGGTCAACATTATCTACCAAACCAGAGTTAACACTAATATCGACCAACTCTGATTCAGGTGGAAACTGTTCTAATTCTAAATCTTCTGGAGAACTTATATCTAGACCTGTTTTTGAAGCCAATAATTCGTCATCCTCCATCAAACTATCGGCATCATCATCCAGTTGCACATAAGTTGAGTCATGTGTAGCGGCTATTTCTGACCAGAGGATGGGCGGATTTTCATCGAGAGGATCAAACAAATCAATTTCCCAATCAGCAAATACTGGGGGAGAATCTACAGAAGCTGTCTTTGGTGGCTCTTTTGTAAATTCTGGAGTGAAATCTAACACTTCTGGCTCTTGAGAAAAGCCACTAATTTCCTCTAAAGTCAAGTCCTCATTGTCGTCATCGGTTATGGAATTGAATGCTGCTAAATCTGCAAATAAATCATCTTCATTAGCAGTATCTGATGGTAAGATTAGTTCTTGCTCATAGAAAGTGAGATCATCATCTTCTATACTTGTTGAGGGCGCGGGGGTAAACTCTTCAATGTTGCCAAAAATATCCCCAGAAGCCGCCGCAGCGAACAAACTCTCCTCTAAAGCTTTGGCGACATCCTGCTCAAGTAACGGAACAGTTTCTTCTTGTGGTTCTGTTGCGGTTTCTTGGTTCCAAAAGTCGTTTAAATTGTCTTCTGTCTGAGTAAATTCTATTCCTGTTGCAGGTGTGATATCAAATAAATCACTGACTTCTGCCTCATTGCTAGACAGTTGGGGATTCTCTTCAACAGCATCAAAATCGTCAAACAAACCATCTAAAGTTAAAGACTCTGGCTGGATGATAGTGGGTTTTGCTTCTATATCATCCGGTGAAATTTCTTCTACATCTGCATTACCTGTTTCTGAGAATAAGTCATCATAACTGCTTTCTTGATTAGTAGATATTTGTTCTGGTTGAGTGACTTCGCCTGTGGGCAGTAATTCCTGATTATCTATTGTTAGTGCTAATGAATCATCTATTAAATTATTTACAGAAGAATCTGCTGATTCCCTCAAAATTTCCGCATATATTGGTGTATTTTGCGGTTCTGGATGCTCGATTTCGGCAAAATCGCTGCCAAATAATATGTTTAAATCTTCTGTTTTTGTCAGACCAACTTGCACTTGATCGTCGTTTTTATCTTCATCAAAAGAGAGAAAATCAGCTAAATCGTGATCAACATCTTCTCTATCAATGTCACTAAAATCCATTCCTAATTCACTGGCGGCGCTAACTTCTAAAACTTCCTCTTGTTGCCAAGTTTCATCTAGTTCGGAAGTTTCACCTTTAAATAAATCAGCTAGAGTATTTAACTCAGCTAGTCCTACTTCAGGGCCATTTTGGCCAATATTGCTCATATATGTTTCTTCTTCACCACCCAAGAAGAACATCTGAGTCCGAGGGGTTGCAGGAACAGTGTTTTGTGTTGCTGCGGAAATATCCTGACTGGGCTGAAGTTGCTCGGATAGTTCAGTTAGGCTCGTTATGCTATCTGTTGACTGTAGAATAGTCGGTTGCTGACTGAACCAATTATCTGTAGCCGCAGATGATTCCTCTTCGGCTGTTGGTTCTGCTACAGATGCCGACTGGTGAGCTAGCAAATCTTGAGACTCTAACAACTCAAGTTCTGGCAAGTTTAAGAGGGCTGCTAATTGCTGACTAGTTGCAATCTCGGTTTCTTCACCTCGGAGAACCAATTCTTGAGCTTGTTTAATTTCGGTAATGATAATTTTGGCTAGAGTGAGATAGGTATTTTCTGGATTAGCGATCGCATTTGCTGCGGCTTGACATAATCTACACCAATGAGGCAAATTCCAAGTCTGGCCAAGTCTGACTAACTGCTGACAAGATTGCTGAAGATTTTTGCGAGATTCAAGTGTGTTTTTTTGTTTAAACAGTTGCAACATTTCCCGTAGTGCTTGTAACACCTGGGCTTGAAATTCATCCCAGTGGTCACTTTCTAGGGCGGGTAAGGGCGAATGTGCTTCTGAAGAGACTACAGACAGGGGTAATTCTGTCGATGTACTTTCAGCGTCTTCTTCCTGGTTAGGAATATCTTGGCGCAGGAACAGATCGGTAAGTGTGCTAACTCTATCCTGATAATTTGGTTCTAATTCCGTTGTGGTATTGTCATTCACTACTCCACTGCCATTTTTTTGGACAAGGAAATCCAGATGCTCATATAGCCATTTAAACACCGGCTCAGTTTCTAACATCAGAGTATTGGCAGCCTCTTCTGACAGACCGAACGGCCCACTTAAATGTTCTAACAGCACCTTGAGGGTATCAGATACACCAAGAAATAAAGATTCTAACTTTTGATCAACCTGAACCGGATGTTCTTTGAGAACTTTAAAACAATCTTCCAGACGGTGAGAGGTGAGCTGAATACTATTCAGCCCCAACATAGCTGCGCTTCCCTTGATTGAATGAGCTGCCCGGAAAACTTCGTTGACCATTTCCGGGTCGTTCAAGGTACTTTGAAGATTCATTAACCCCTGCTCAATCGTATTCAGATGGTCTCTGGCTTCTTCTATGAAATAACCTAAAATCCGCTGTTGTTGTTCCGGCAGCATAATAAAACTTCTGAGTGCTGAGTACTGAGTGGTCATCGACTCGTGTCTAATGACTCATTTATTACTTAGATTCGAGGGTTTCCACGCGGAAACGCTCTACGGAGGATATCAAGTCACGGGAAACACCTACTAAAAGTTGTAGTGCGCCTGAAACGCGCTGTGCTTCTTGGGAGGTTTCTTGAGCTGTGAGTTCCACTGATTGCATAACGTGGGCGACAGCACGAGAAGTTTCTGTTTGTTCTACTGTGTCGCTGGTAATGGAGCGCACTAAAGTATCAATACGATTCGCGACTTGAATAATATTTTCCAGCGATCGCTTGGCTTCTTCTGCCAATTTAGTGCCTTTAATTACCTGTTGTGTGCCTTCTTCCATTGCGGTCATGACTGAGCCAGTTTCGCTCTGGATTTGCATGACAATCTGTTCAATTTCCTTTAAGGATTTGGCAGATTTGTCTGCTAGCTGACGCACTTCGTCTGCCACAATGGCAAACCCACGTCCGGCATCACCGGCTCTAGCTGCCTCAATACTGGCGTTGAGTGCCAGTAAATTGGTCCGGGAGGCAATTTGAGAAATTAACGCCACAATTTTAGAAATTTCTTGGGAAGATTCAGCTAGTCGCTTCACCTTGCGGGTAGTTTCCGCTACAGTTTCGCGAATTTCTAAAATACCTGCCACAGTATTTTCCACTGCTTCCCCACCTTTGAGTGCGATCGCACTGGCATCACCAGCCACAATTTCTGCTTCCCGTGCTGCTTCCGCTACCCTTTGAATTGAGTCAGTCATCACCTGGACTGAATTTAAGGTTACTCCTAACTCTTCTGCTTGTCGCAAGGCATCACTCGATAAAGCTCTAGCAAATGTTTCGGAATTCGTTGCACCTTTTGTTACCTCCTTTGCTGCCACTTTTACTTGTTGGACAATATCCCGGAGGTTTTGAATTGTCAGATTAAAGGCATCGGCAACGGCTCCTAGGACATCGGCTGTCACTTCGGCTTGAACTGTCAAATCCCCTCTAGCAGCGCCTTCCACATCATCTAACAAGCGAATCACTTGACGTTGCAGGTTTTCTTTGGCTTCTTCTTGTTCATCCGCTTTGCGTTGGGCATCATGTGTAGTTTTAAAAATCACACGAGCCATTTCATTAAAGCCAGTAGACAACCGCCCTAACTCATCTTCGGAATACACCGTGGCTTGCACATCAAGATTACCGAGGCGGACGGCATCAAACTGAGCTTGCAAGTCCTTGGTAGTCCGGCGAATTTGCTTGAGTGTCAGATTGCCCATAAAGGCTGCTGTACCAAAACCAGCAACACCCGCAGCCAGTGACATCGCCCAGCCTGTATTCCTCACGGATTCCCGTTGTTCGGGTGGCGCAAAGTTGGTAGTTACGAAGCTAACTGTAGCTACAACTAAGGCTGAGAAAATGCCCACTGTGCCAGCCACAAACCAGGGTTTGACATCTAGGGAGGCATTTTCTAAAGGTGCTAGCCAGCCTTGTTCAACACTAACGTTGGGTTCTAGCTGTGAGACGTTTTTTTCGTTAAATATAGGAACTGCTTCTTGTTCGCCATTCTCTGAACCAGTAATAGAAAACAGTTCATCGTCGCGTTCTTTAGGTTCATTTTTGGGGTTAGATACCGGGTTTTTAGCTTGTTGTAAGTTCCCACTACTGTCTAATGAACCCGAAAGCATCGCCACATCATCAAAGCTAGAATTTGTTTCTGTTAAGTCAAATCCGGGAATGTTTCCTAAATCATCAAATTCATCAAAGTCATCTAAAAACTCGATATTACTCTGAGAATTTTCGCCCTTTAGTAAACTATTGGTATCTCCATCAGAGCCAAAAGCAGATTTAAAGGCTTCAAAATCAAAACCATCATCAAAGTTATCTATATCAACCGCAGAATTACTGGCAATATGCTGGTCTCTTGGCGAATAATTACCATTTAAACTTGAGGATATTTCTTCACCTTCTATTTTCTCTAACCAATTATTAGAATCGGACTGAGAGAAATTATCTGAAGAATTATTACTCAAATTATTTGGTTCGGTGGAATCTAGTTTGAGATTCTCCTGGGCCATCAGTAACGTTTCGTCTTCCTGGCTATTTGTTTGTAGGTCAAAATTTGCCAGATTTGGCTCTTTGTCAGTTTCTTCAGTCAAATTCTCCGGAGTAGTTTCTAAACTACTGCTGGTTGAAGAACTGACTTCGGCAAAAGTTGTATCTTGGACATTTTCATCATAATCTAAAGAATTTTCCTGAGAGTATTCTGTTGCAGTATCTGATAAAGCCCTAGTAGTTTCTGGCTCATCTACCCTTTCTAGTTCAATCTCCTTTTGCCAGAAAACGGGTAAATCTAGTTCAACTTGCTCATCTTCCCCATTGGTATGAGATTCTGTCCGGCTTTGATTTTGATTCAAAGCAAAAGGATCTTCCCTTAAAGATGTGGTTGAATCTGAGGTTTGATTGAATGAAACGCTGTCTTCGGCGATCTCAAATGGATTGCTTAAGGATAGCTCTTCTACATCTATGAATGGCTGAGGCTCTGCCAAGGAATCCATTGCAAAGGTGCTGTTGCTATCTAAGTTAGCAAACATCCCCAAATCTTCTAGTTCTGGTGGGTCAGACTCCAGATGATCAGAAATTCCTGTAACATTTATTTGCTCTAGCTGATGATTTTCTTCAGTCCCAACCGCTAATCCCAGTTCTTCTTCGTATTCATTGATACTTTGCAACCCATTATTGGCAAAACCAATAACTTCTTGATCATCAGACAACTGTAAAACTTTTTGATACTCTTGTTGTGCAACATCGTACTGCTGCAAAACGTAGTAGATATGACCCCGTAACAAATGGCAATTAGCGTCATCTGGT comes from the Nodularia sp. NIES-3585 genome and includes:
- a CDS encoding peptidoglycan-binding protein — translated: MDYMAYSHMFMANEEANENIEYNLPNFQLEWKKLFRTDAIVTATADDLPHSKFHWLNFLKSSAWLALAGISLLFATVTHAQTASTSYVITNGSCLRVREDANLNSRILDCLPNRTQIQTTEIINGFARLSRNRFVSARWIGSTPNNRPVNPIGGTGGQVNLTLGSRGAAVTEVQRALGVQQTGYYGPTTTRVVREFQARNNLRVDGIVGPQTRSAIFRPGNQTATGTGGQVNLSLGSSGAAVTEVQRALGVQQTGYYGPTTTRVVREFQARNNLRVDGIVGPQTRSAIFRT
- the wecB gene encoding non-hydrolyzing UDP-N-acetylglucosamine 2-epimerase, producing the protein MTIKQKICIILGTRPEAIKLAPVIQVFQQSPIFELQLILTGQHREMVEQVMQLFHLKADDDLEIMQPQQTLNDITCRSLQGLEALFQKSQPDFVIVQGDTTTAFAAALAAFYQKIPVGHVEAGLRTDDLFNPYPEEANRRLISQLTQLHFAPTPWAAENLQRSGVLGEIHITGNTVIDALLNVAASKPACNVPGLDWNSYRTLLATVHRRENWGEPLQAIAQAFLQILDKFSDTALLLPLHRNPTVREPLQKLLGNHPRIFLIEPLDYAELVGAIERSHFLLTDSGGLQEEAPSLGKPVLVLRDTTERPEAVTAGTAKLVGTTTQNIVQAAGELLSQPKVYQAMANAINPYGDGHAAERILEIVQNYLELKF
- a CDS encoding type IV pilus twitching motility protein PilT is translated as MTESQIPTNSNPVAPRNIPPVPPPPPSLLTQRQSTQTLDMSIHKNSSHRPGSPPPMTTSLIVKSSSPAISLAQMIREAYDLEYSDLHVGVGEIPRFRNRGEIQITDHPETDSETFMSWLREVLTEAEIKHFQEHLEFDGATQYDFARVRINVFGSLKGYAMVMRLIPLRILSMEQLRLPPVLRDICHYHKGLILVTGPTGSGKSTTMAAMIDYINREMAKHIITIEDPIEFVHQSRKSLVKQREVGMHTRRFDNALKAALREDPDLILVGEMRDKETVNTALKAAQTGHLVMGTLHTNSAVKTIERILNLYSGEEQDAMRVGISESLVAVIAQGLCRTTDGKRAAFHDIMINTEAIKEWIKDGKYDEITELMKQASFDGMITMNQSLLNLYHEGRITEETALEMSPTPNEMAQFLRGRV
- a CDS encoding circadian clock KaiB family protein, whose amino-acid sequence is MITDKLSKPQLFKGIALFTPGGDLIYCIDPNKQGRWHLHLCAALQEILDLPEPPHFLVPCYTATIDHWLDPHTHQVRTFAEAYPAVIRHQAVLNAIFGTELVWQPAPWQEGLCDRMVLSTYRSTFPQLWEDHDLIVDLDCSQSKPQYYPPVIPTQKLQLQAECYVLRLFVAGHSANTERILQNLHGLLERSLGYPYTMKVIDVLTNPEQAEIDQVSATPTLVKVWPQPIRRIVGDIDNVDKLLQMLGATEKI